The Microbacterium luteum nucleotide sequence AGGAGGACTCATGCCTGCCTTCCGCACCCCGCCGCTGCGGCCGTTCGCGATCGATTTCGACCCCGACCGGCTGACCCTCTCCCCCGAGGGACCGACGCTCACGCGGCGCATGAGCGACCTCGAAGGTCTCTTCCGCGACCACGACGCCTGGCGCACCGCCGCCGAGGGTGATGACCCCGTGGTCTACACGGTCTCCAGCAGCCCCGTCCCCGAGATCGAGCGGGAGCTGCCGCAGTCGATCACGACGATCCTGCCCGGCACCACCGGCGGCGAGCTCTGGATGACCAAGGGCCACCAGCATCCGGACCACCAGGGCGAGATCTACTACGCCCTGCAGGGCACCGGCGGCCTGCTGATGTTCGACGGCGACGAGCACGCCTGGCTCGACATGACCCCGGGGACGATCGGATACATCCCGCCGGGCTGGGCCCACCGCTCGGTCAACACCGGCGATGACGCCTACGCGTTCCTCGCCGTCTATCCCGGCGGCGCGGGGCACGACTACGGCTGGGTCCTCGAGCACGGCATGGGCCGGCGTGCGTTCCGCGCCGAGGGCGGATTCGAGCTGCGCCCGTACGGGGAGTGACTCTCCCGTGCTCATCGCCCACGATCTCGGAACGACCGGCAACAAGGCGTCTCTCCACGACGACACCGGCCGCCTGCTCGCATCCGTCACCGTCTCCTACCCCGCCCACTTCGCCGCCGGCGGCATCGCCGAGCAGGACCCCGGCCACTGGTGGGACGCCGTCGTGTCGGCGACGCGATCGCTCGTCGAGCGCGCCGAGGTGCAGCCGTCCGAGGTGACGGGCCTCGTCGTCAGCGGCCAGATGATGGGCGCCGTGCTCCTCGACGGCGACGGGCGACCCGTGCGCCCGGCGATCATCTGGGCCGACACGCGCGCGGCGGCACAGGAACGCGAACTGAGCGACGCCCTCGGCGACGAGCCGGCCTACCGGCTGCTCGGCCACCGGCTGAACCCCACCTACTCGGTCGAGAAAGTCATGTGGGTGCGCGACATCGAACCCGACGTATGGCGGCGGGTGCGCCGTTTCTGCGTCGCGAAGGACTACATCGTCCTCCGTCTCACCGGGCGCCTGGCCACCGATCGGTCCGACGCGAGCGGCACGAACGCCTACGACCAGCTCGCCGGAACCTGGTCGAGCGCCGTGCTCGACGCAGCACGCCTCGATGCCTCGCTCTTCCCCGAGATCGTCGACTCCGTGACGGTCATGGGCACACTCACCCCGCATGCCGCCGATGCCCTGGGCCTGCCGGCCGAGGTTCGCGTCGTGATGGGCGGGGGCGACGGCCCGATGGCGGCCGTCGGCTCCGGCATCGTCGCCCCCGAAGACGGCGCCTACGTGTGCCTGGGCACGTCGTCGTGGATCTCGTTCGCCACCGACGCGCCGCTCCACGATCCGCACCGCCGCACCTTCACCTTCGACAATGTCGTGCCCGGGAGCTTCGTGCCGACCGCGACGATGCAGGCCGGCGGCGCATCGGTGCAATGGATCTCCGAGGCCCTGTCCTCCGACCCGACGCGCCCCGACACCGCCGCCCTCACGGCCGACGCCGGCGGCGATGTCGACACCGACGGCCTGTACTTCCTCCCCTACCTCCTGGGTGAGCGCTCCCCGTACTGGAATCCGGATGCGCGCGGCGCCTTCGTCGGCATCGCACGCCATCACACTCGGGCCCACCTGATGCGTGCGGTGCTCGAGGGGGTCGGATTCAACCTGCTCACGTGCATCCAGGCGTTCCGCGCGGCCGGGGCGACGCTCGATCGCATCGATGCCGTGGGCGGCGGCGCCCAGAGCGACGCCTGGCTCAGCATCCTCGCCGACATCTGGGGCGTGCCGGTGCGGCGCCGGACGATCGTGAGCGAGGCGAACAGTCTGGGCGCGGCCGTCACCGGCGCCGTGGGGCTCGGACTCACCGACTTCTCGGCGGCGCGCTCGCTCAGCGAGGTCACCGCCGAATTCACACCCGATCCGCATCGCCACAGCGCATACGCGCAACGGCACGCACGGTTCTCCGCGGCGTACGACGCGCTCGAGCCGTGGTTCACCGAAGGAGCCTGATGGCCGTCATCCTCGTCACCAGCCGATCGTTCGGCGACGGCGACCTCGACGTGCACGCCCGAGCAGCCGAGGCGGGGCACACGATCGTGCGCGGTCCGGCGCACCATCCCCTCGACGACCTCGCCGAGGTGCTCCCCACCGTCGA carries:
- the xylB gene encoding xylulokinase, encoding MLIAHDLGTTGNKASLHDDTGRLLASVTVSYPAHFAAGGIAEQDPGHWWDAVVSATRSLVERAEVQPSEVTGLVVSGQMMGAVLLDGDGRPVRPAIIWADTRAAAQERELSDALGDEPAYRLLGHRLNPTYSVEKVMWVRDIEPDVWRRVRRFCVAKDYIVLRLTGRLATDRSDASGTNAYDQLAGTWSSAVLDAARLDASLFPEIVDSVTVMGTLTPHAADALGLPAEVRVVMGGGDGPMAAVGSGIVAPEDGAYVCLGTSSWISFATDAPLHDPHRRTFTFDNVVPGSFVPTATMQAGGASVQWISEALSSDPTRPDTAALTADAGGDVDTDGLYFLPYLLGERSPYWNPDARGAFVGIARHHTRAHLMRAVLEGVGFNLLTCIQAFRAAGATLDRIDAVGGGAQSDAWLSILADIWGVPVRRRTIVSEANSLGAAVTGAVGLGLTDFSAARSLSEVTAEFTPDPHRHSAYAQRHARFSAAYDALEPWFTEGA
- a CDS encoding glucose-6-phosphate isomerase family protein, which translates into the protein MPAFRTPPLRPFAIDFDPDRLTLSPEGPTLTRRMSDLEGLFRDHDAWRTAAEGDDPVVYTVSSSPVPEIERELPQSITTILPGTTGGELWMTKGHQHPDHQGEIYYALQGTGGLLMFDGDEHAWLDMTPGTIGYIPPGWAHRSVNTGDDAYAFLAVYPGGAGHDYGWVLEHGMGRRAFRAEGGFELRPYGE